One region of Desmodus rotundus isolate HL8 chromosome 11, HLdesRot8A.1, whole genome shotgun sequence genomic DNA includes:
- the OSTM1 gene encoding osteopetrosis-associated transmembrane protein 1: protein MDSDATVARRRSLLLPRLLLVPLLWSGLALGTLALDSTPHRVLYDLLSERQLLMVEDLSLTLLQGGRLGPQSLPPDLPDLDPECRELLLDFANSSAELTGCLVRGARPVRLCQTCYPLFQQVASKMDNISRAVQNTSESHSCARSLLMADRIQIVLILSEFFNSTWQKANCANCLTNQSEELSNSTLNFLNQFNNTLTCFEHNLQGSIQSLLKLKNYSEVCKNCLKAYKNLSSLYNEMQKMNEHENKAEPGRHLCIDVEDAMNITRKLWSRTFNCSVPCSDTVPVIAVSVFILFLPVVFYLSSFLHSEQKKRKLILPKRLKSNTSFANIQENSN, encoded by the exons ATGGATTCGGACGCGACAGTCGCGCGGCGGAGGTCGTTGCTACTGCCGCGGCTACTGCTGGTGCCCCTGCTGTGGTCGGGGCTGGCTCTGGGCACGCTCGCCTTGGACAGCACCCCCCACAGGGTCTTGTACGACCTCCTATCGGAGCGGCAGTTGTTGATGGTGGAGGACTTGTCTCTGACCCTCCTGCAGGGAGGAAGGCTAGGGCCACAGTCTCTACCCCCGGACCTGCCGGATCTGGATCCTGAGTGCCGGGAGCTGCTGCTGGACTTTGCCAACAGCAGCGCAGAGCTGACTGGGTGTCTGGTGCGCGGCGCCCGGCCGGTGCGCCTCTGTCAGACCTGCTACCCTCTGTTCCAACAGGTCGCCAGCAAGATGGACAACATCAGCCGGGCCGTGCAG AATACTTCAGAGAGTCATAGTTGTGCCAGAAGTCTCTTAATGGCAGATAGAATACAAATAGTTCTGATTCTGTCTGAGTTTTTTAATTCCACCTGGCAGAAGGCAAATTGTGCAA ATTGTTTAACGAACCAAAGTGAAGAATTATCAAATAGCACGTTAAACTTCCTCAATCAATTTAATAACACCTTGACCTGCTTTGAGCATAACCTGCAG GGGAGCATACAGAGTCttctaaagttaaaaaattattcagaagTATGCAAAAACTGTCTCAAAGCATATAAAAATCTGAGTAGTCTCTacaatgaaatgcaaaaaatgaatgaacatgaGAATAAGGCTGAACCTGGAAGACATTTGTGCATTGATGTGGAAGATGCA ATGAACATTACCCGAAAACTTTGGAGTCGAACTTTCAACTGTTCAGTCCCTTGCAGTGACACTGTGCCTGTAATTGCTGTTTCTGTGTTCATTCTTTTTCTACCTGTTGTCTTCTACCTTAGCAGCTTTCTTCACTCAGAACAAAAGAAACGCAAACTCATTCTAC CCAAACGTCTCAAGTCCAATACCAGCTTTGCAAACATTCAAGAAAATTCTAACTGA